In one Roseburia intestinalis L1-82 genomic region, the following are encoded:
- a CDS encoding Spo0E family sporulation regulatory protein-aspartic acid phosphatase, which yields MNRIEEIQREIESVRSELNESFLQNDEFEEYYRKSTELDKLIEEYLERKQQVQMS from the coding sequence ATGAACAGAATCGAAGAAATTCAAAGAGAAATTGAGTCTGTCCGGTCAGAACTCAATGAATCATTTTTACAGAACGATGAATTCGAGGAATACTATCGAAAGAGTACGGAACTGGATAAACTGATCGAAGAATACTTAGAGAGAAAACAGCAGGTACAGATGAGCTGA
- a CDS encoding ABC transporter ATP-binding protein, with translation MIEINHLVKKYGSHVAVDDLSLTVEPGKIYGFLGPNGAGKSTTMNIITGYLAATSGEVKINGFDVLKQPEEAKKCVGYLPELPPLYMDMTVKEYLDFVAELKKIEKSLRAGYVKEAMKITKTEEVSGRLIRNLSKGYRQRVGFAQAVLGYPEILILDEPTVGLDPKQIIEIRDLIKELGKKHTIILSSHILSEISAVCDHVFIISHGKLVASDSTENLLERMTGAQEIELLVKAEEDTAETAIREVAQVERCEKTESKEDGAVQLLVTAKKDADVREAIYHTCVEHHMPILEMKAASKSLEDVFLELTSQEGGTK, from the coding sequence GTGATTGAGATCAATCATCTGGTAAAAAAATATGGCAGTCATGTTGCTGTTGATGATCTGTCGCTCACGGTAGAGCCGGGTAAAATCTATGGTTTTCTGGGCCCGAACGGAGCCGGAAAATCAACAACGATGAACATTATTACCGGCTACCTTGCAGCGACATCCGGTGAGGTAAAGATCAACGGATTTGATGTGTTAAAACAGCCGGAGGAAGCAAAAAAGTGTGTGGGGTATCTGCCGGAACTGCCGCCTCTTTATATGGATATGACGGTAAAAGAATATCTGGATTTTGTGGCTGAATTAAAGAAGATAGAGAAAAGCCTGCGGGCAGGATATGTGAAGGAAGCCATGAAAATTACAAAAACAGAGGAAGTATCGGGAAGACTGATCCGTAACCTGTCAAAAGGTTACCGCCAGAGAGTCGGTTTTGCGCAGGCAGTACTTGGATATCCGGAAATACTGATCTTAGATGAGCCGACCGTAGGATTGGACCCGAAACAGATCATAGAGATCAGGGATCTCATCAAGGAACTTGGAAAGAAACATACGATCATACTAAGTTCCCATATTTTGTCTGAAATCTCTGCTGTCTGTGATCATGTATTTATTATTTCGCACGGAAAACTCGTTGCCAGTGATTCCACGGAGAATCTGTTAGAGCGGATGACCGGTGCACAGGAGATCGAGCTGCTAGTGAAAGCAGAGGAAGATACTGCGGAAACAGCGATCCGTGAGGTCGCACAGGTGGAGCGGTGTGAAAAAACAGAGTCGAAAGAGGATGGCGCGGTACAGCTTCTTGTGACGGCAAAAAAAGATGCGGATGTACGCGAGGCGATTTATCACACCTGCGTGGAACACCATATGCCGATCTTAGAGATGAAGGCAGCATCGAAGTCCTTAGAGGATGTATTCCTTGAACTCACATCACAGGAAGGAGGAACAAAATAA
- a CDS encoding DUF4340 domain-containing protein, which translates to MQKQKKQMIVLVILLILLILAYIGVHFYSKKQEEKENAKEEAEKIQVTDLEVSDITQFSYVLDGTTLSFTKNGTEWTYDGDQSVDIDESALETLLNKASAITASDEVTEYDDLADFGLDDPANTVTLKTDSGLTTIYIGSQNEITNEYYLKTGDSDTIYVVDSAPATGFDKSVEDLTAKADDTETEAEEPSEAVDETETATVVPNETEETETK; encoded by the coding sequence ATGCAGAAACAGAAAAAACAGATGATCGTTCTGGTCATTTTGCTGATCCTGCTGATCCTTGCGTATATAGGCGTCCATTTTTACAGTAAAAAACAGGAAGAAAAGGAAAATGCCAAAGAAGAGGCGGAAAAGATCCAGGTGACGGATCTTGAGGTCTCTGATATCACACAGTTTTCTTATGTGCTGGATGGAACAACACTTTCCTTTACAAAAAATGGAACAGAGTGGACCTATGACGGGGATCAGTCGGTTGATATTGATGAGAGCGCTTTGGAGACACTTTTAAATAAGGCATCAGCGATCACGGCATCAGACGAGGTTACAGAGTATGATGACCTGGCGGACTTTGGGCTGGATGATCCTGCTAATACGGTTACGTTAAAAACGGATTCCGGGCTAACGACGATCTACATTGGCAGCCAGAATGAGATCACGAATGAGTATTATCTGAAAACGGGCGACAGTGATACCATATATGTTGTGGACAGCGCGCCAGCGACCGGATTTGATAAGAGCGTCGAAGATCTGACCGCAAAAGCAGATGATACGGAAACTGAGGCAGAAGAGCCATCGGAGGCCGTGGATGAAACGGAGACAGCGACCGTGGTGCCGAATGAAACAGAGGAAACGGAAACGAAGTAA
- a CDS encoding MarR family winged helix-turn-helix transcriptional regulator: MMYSEYEIFGTNQQMRKVIEQACERLMETYGLRHVELDILYLISHEKQKDTAKDLIEIQHLSKAHISKSVDNLKQHGYIELVADEADHRKIHIRMTGKAKPVLEEFEQIRADILERLFAGVTEEERSCLKRVMGKIMKNIQAEQEDGT; this comes from the coding sequence ATGATGTACAGTGAGTATGAAATATTTGGAACCAACCAGCAGATGAGAAAAGTGATCGAGCAGGCATGTGAACGGCTGATGGAGACCTATGGACTGCGCCATGTGGAGCTGGATATCCTTTATCTGATTTCCCATGAGAAACAGAAGGATACCGCAAAGGATCTGATCGAGATACAGCATTTGTCCAAGGCCCATATTTCAAAATCGGTGGACAATTTAAAACAGCATGGATATATTGAGCTGGTTGCTGATGAGGCGGATCACAGGAAAATACACATTCGTATGACTGGTAAGGCAAAACCTGTGCTGGAAGAGTTTGAACAGATCCGGGCAGATATTTTAGAGCGTCTGTTTGCGGGCGTGACAGAAGAAGAACGAAGCTGCTTAAAGCGGGTAATGGGCAAGATCATGAAGAATATTCAGGCAGAACAGGAGGATGGGACATGA
- a CDS encoding SEC-C metal-binding domain-containing protein, which produces MALLEQWQKIAYNEKTDRGELQRFWQRYFLLEKGVYEKLLTNPDEKVEGTVKELADKYNLSVMEMTGFLDGINDSLVEPNPIDTMEEDTKVSLAFDKEKLYKNMVDAKADWLYELPQWNEIFDGETKRRLYLEQKKSGTVIVGKKIGRNDPCPCGSGKKYKYCCMNK; this is translated from the coding sequence ATGGCATTATTAGAACAGTGGCAGAAAATTGCCTATAATGAGAAAACAGACAGAGGGGAATTACAGAGATTCTGGCAGAGATATTTCCTTTTGGAAAAAGGCGTATATGAGAAGCTTCTTACGAACCCGGATGAGAAGGTCGAGGGAACGGTAAAAGAGCTTGCTGATAAATATAATCTGAGCGTCATGGAGATGACAGGTTTTCTGGATGGAATCAATGACAGCTTAGTAGAGCCGAATCCAATCGATACCATGGAGGAGGATACAAAAGTAAGTCTTGCATTTGACAAAGAAAAATTATACAAAAACATGGTAGATGCTAAGGCTGACTGGCTGTATGAGCTTCCACAGTGGAATGAGATCTTCGATGGCGAAACAAAGAGAAGACTGTACTTAGAGCAGAAGAAGTCCGGAACTGTTATTGTCGGAAAGAAAATCGGACGTAACGATCCATGCCCATGTGGATCCGGTAAAAAATATAAATACTGCTGCATGAATAAATAA
- a CDS encoding citrate/2-methylcitrate synthase, whose amino-acid sequence MNQYGDFGKETEELMTICERNDRIPPELFKEFGVKRGLRDVDGTGVLAGISNISRIDAFKTEDGKKVPCDGQLWYRGYNVIDLIHGFEGKRFGFEEVAYLLLFGELPDAAKLGAFKSMLEECRQLPTNFTRDVIMKAPSKDIMNSLTRSVLTLASYDETIADQELHTQLEQCIKLISVFPMLAVYGYHAYNHYICDDSLYIHRPQEGLSAAENLLLMLRPDKAYTELEARVLDIALVLHMEHGGGNNSTFTTRVVTSSGSDTYSVMAAALSSLKGPKHGGANIKVVEMMDDMRNHVKDWGDRDEVKNYLEQLVDKQAFDRKGLIYGMGHAVYSLSDPRARVFKSFVERLAVAKGREKDFALYSMVENLAPEVIAEKRHIYKGVSANVDFYSGFVYSMLDIPLELYTPIFAIARIVGWSAHRMEELVNMDKIIRPAYRSIMPEKAYVPLEER is encoded by the coding sequence ATGAACCAATATGGAGATTTTGGAAAAGAAACGGAAGAACTGATGACAATATGTGAACGTAATGACAGAATCCCGCCGGAGCTGTTTAAGGAGTTCGGTGTAAAACGTGGTTTGAGAGATGTGGATGGAACCGGTGTGCTTGCGGGGATCAGCAATATTTCAAGGATCGATGCGTTTAAAACGGAGGATGGGAAAAAGGTTCCGTGTGACGGACAGCTCTGGTACCGCGGTTACAATGTGATCGACCTGATCCATGGATTTGAGGGAAAACGTTTTGGATTCGAGGAAGTGGCATACCTGCTCTTGTTTGGCGAACTGCCGGATGCTGCAAAATTAGGGGCATTTAAGAGCATGTTAGAAGAGTGCAGACAGCTTCCGACAAACTTTACCAGAGATGTCATTATGAAAGCACCGAGCAAGGATATCATGAATTCGCTGACGAGAAGCGTGCTGACACTTGCTTCCTATGATGAGACGATCGCTGATCAGGAGCTGCATACGCAGTTAGAACAGTGCATCAAGCTGATCAGTGTATTCCCGATGCTTGCGGTGTACGGTTACCATGCATACAACCATTATATCTGTGATGACAGCCTTTATATCCACCGTCCGCAGGAGGGATTGTCCGCAGCAGAGAATCTGCTCCTTATGCTTCGCCCGGATAAGGCGTACACGGAACTGGAAGCGCGCGTGCTTGACATTGCGCTGGTACTTCATATGGAACACGGTGGTGGAAATAACTCTACGTTTACAACAAGGGTTGTGACCTCATCCGGATCCGATACATACTCTGTCATGGCAGCGGCACTTTCTTCCTTAAAAGGACCAAAGCACGGCGGCGCCAATATCAAAGTAGTGGAAATGATGGATGATATGAGAAATCATGTGAAGGACTGGGGAGACAGAGACGAAGTTAAAAACTATTTGGAACAGCTTGTCGACAAACAGGCATTTGACCGCAAAGGCCTGATCTATGGTATGGGTCATGCCGTTTATTCTCTTTCCGATCCGAGAGCGCGCGTATTCAAAAGCTTTGTGGAAAGGCTCGCGGTGGCGAAGGGAAGAGAAAAAGATTTTGCATTATACAGTATGGTAGAAAATCTTGCACCGGAAGTGATCGCGGAAAAACGCCATATCTATAAGGGGGTTTCAGCCAATGTGGACTTTTACAGTGGATTTGTATACAGTATGTTAGACATCCCGTTAGAGCTTTATACCCCGATCTTTGCGATCGCCCGTATTGTCGGATGGAGCGCGCACCGCATGGAAGAGCTGGTAAATATGGATAAAATCATTCGTCCTGCATACCGGAGCATCATGCCGGAGAAAGCATATGTGCCGTTAGAAGAGCGATAA
- a CDS encoding DUF1540 domain-containing protein, which translates to MTILDCSVTGCMYNEANCCHKGNIKVEGEDAKESEDTCCGSFAERGDRCAKNVTGDAPKNIEVACCAANCVFNKEEKCSADHIGIAGGNACNCRETECASFCCG; encoded by the coding sequence ATGACAATTCTGGATTGTTCGGTAACAGGCTGTATGTACAACGAGGCAAACTGCTGCCACAAAGGTAATATCAAGGTGGAAGGAGAAGACGCAAAAGAAAGTGAAGATACCTGCTGCGGAAGTTTTGCGGAACGTGGGGACCGATGCGCAAAAAACGTAACGGGAGATGCACCGAAAAATATTGAAGTGGCATGTTGTGCTGCGAACTGTGTTTTTAATAAGGAAGAGAAATGCAGCGCAGACCATATCGGTATCGCGGGTGGTAATGCCTGCAACTGCAGAGAAACGGAATGCGCAAGTTTCTGCTGCGGCTAA
- a CDS encoding Gldg family protein, with translation MFAIFKREIRSYFQTVVGWLFIAAVLALYGLYFYAYNLRSGSPYVSYSLSAVSFIVMIAVPVLTMRSFAEERHTKTDQLMLTSPVPLGKIVFGKYLAMVGVFSIAMIVVALTPLFLSIYGSVPLGESYVAVLGFWLYGCACIAIGMLMSVVTESQVIAAVLGFAALFLGYMMSSITSMISQSGNLLTKILNAYDLYTPLDKFMNGCLDLTGVIYFLSVIGICLFLSCQLIQKRRYSVSTKKIAPGAFSIGMIVVAFAIAVVVNLVANELPSTVTAIDATSTKLYSITDTTKDYLKTLDQDVNIYVLAAEKNADSTLSETLQRYEDLSGHVKVSYVNPSTNPTFFQKYTTDAPTSNSLIVASDARSRVIDYNDIYEYSYDYSSYSRSLDGYDAEGQITSALQYVTKDSSELPVVYEITGHGETSLSGGFSEAIEKANMTLTELTLLKEEAVPDDASAIIINAPTSDFSADDAKKVTDYLEKGGKALITTNFQYKDLTNFESILKAYGIERVDGIVMENDSSYYYNNIPYYLLPEVESSDYTSSVSGKYIFAPYSEAFSYDGSSDNVTYTALLQTTDKAVSKIDADNATTSEKEDGDIEGPFTIALAAAKTENDTSSQVVVAGSMELFTDSTDQIVSGSNVSMFTDIMTNLTSGEDDNTSVIPVKDYKMSTITITSISTIIGGLAASIFIPVVLIIIGVVIWAVRRKK, from the coding sequence ATGTTTGCAATTTTTAAACGTGAGATCAGATCCTATTTCCAGACTGTGGTGGGATGGCTTTTTATTGCAGCAGTACTCGCTTTATATGGATTGTATTTTTATGCTTATAACTTAAGGTCCGGTTCGCCTTATGTTTCGTATTCGCTTTCCGCAGTTTCATTTATTGTGATGATTGCGGTACCGGTACTTACCATGCGGAGCTTTGCGGAGGAACGGCATACAAAGACAGATCAGCTGATGTTAACTTCCCCGGTTCCGCTTGGAAAGATCGTGTTTGGCAAATATCTTGCCATGGTCGGAGTTTTCTCCATTGCAATGATCGTTGTTGCGCTGACACCGTTATTTTTATCCATTTATGGTTCCGTGCCGCTTGGAGAAAGCTATGTGGCGGTTTTGGGATTCTGGCTGTATGGCTGCGCATGTATTGCGATCGGTATGCTGATGTCAGTGGTAACGGAAAGTCAGGTTATCGCAGCAGTGCTTGGATTTGCAGCACTGTTTCTTGGTTACATGATGTCGAGTATTACCAGCATGATCTCACAGAGCGGTAATCTTCTGACAAAAATATTAAACGCATATGATTTGTACACACCGTTGGATAAATTTATGAATGGCTGCTTAGACCTCACAGGCGTGATCTATTTTCTGTCGGTGATCGGAATCTGCCTGTTTTTGAGCTGCCAGCTGATCCAGAAACGCAGATATTCGGTTAGCACCAAAAAGATCGCTCCGGGGGCATTTTCCATCGGAATGATCGTTGTCGCCTTTGCCATTGCGGTTGTTGTGAACCTGGTGGCAAATGAGCTGCCGTCCACGGTCACAGCAATCGATGCGACATCCACAAAGTTGTACTCCATTACGGATACGACAAAAGATTACTTAAAGACACTGGATCAGGATGTCAATATTTATGTGCTTGCAGCAGAGAAAAATGCGGACAGTACGCTTTCAGAGACATTACAGCGATATGAGGATCTGTCCGGTCATGTAAAAGTAAGCTATGTTAATCCGTCGACCAATCCGACATTTTTCCAGAAGTATACGACGGATGCACCTACTTCGAACAGTCTGATTGTTGCGAGTGATGCACGCTCCAGAGTGATCGATTATAACGATATTTATGAGTACTCCTATGATTATTCTTCCTATTCAAGAAGCCTTGATGGATATGATGCCGAGGGACAGATCACAAGTGCACTCCAGTATGTGACCAAAGATTCGAGCGAGCTGCCGGTTGTCTATGAGATCACAGGACACGGGGAAACTTCGCTTTCCGGCGGATTTTCGGAAGCAATCGAGAAGGCGAATATGACACTCACGGAGCTGACATTGTTAAAAGAGGAGGCTGTGCCGGATGATGCATCAGCAATCATTATCAACGCACCGACTTCGGATTTCTCCGCAGATGATGCAAAGAAAGTGACCGATTATCTGGAAAAAGGCGGAAAAGCGCTGATCACGACCAATTTCCAGTACAAGGATCTGACGAACTTTGAAAGTATTTTAAAAGCATACGGCATTGAGCGTGTGGATGGTATTGTCATGGAGAACGACAGTTCCTACTATTACAATAACATTCCATACTATCTGCTTCCGGAAGTAGAGAGCAGCGATTACACATCTTCTGTCAGCGGAAAATATATTTTTGCACCGTACAGCGAAGCGTTCAGTTATGACGGGTCTTCCGATAATGTGACATATACCGCATTGCTGCAGACAACCGATAAGGCGGTATCAAAGATTGATGCAGATAATGCAACAACATCTGAAAAAGAAGACGGAGATATTGAAGGACCATTTACGATCGCACTTGCGGCGGCAAAGACAGAAAATGATACATCATCCCAGGTCGTTGTGGCAGGTTCTATGGAGTTATTTACGGATTCCACAGACCAGATCGTATCGGGAAGCAACGTATCGATGTTTACTGATATCATGACGAATCTGACCAGCGGGGAGGATGATAATACCAGCGTTATTCCGGTAAAAGACTATAAGATGAGCACGATCACGATCACTTCAATTTCTACAATTATTGGTGGACTGGCAGCAAGTATTTTTATACCGGTTGTACTGATTATTATCGGAGTTGTGATCTGGGCAGTAAGGAGGAAAAAATAA
- the rsmH gene encoding 16S rRNA (cytosine(1402)-N(4))-methyltransferase RsmH yields MEFHHYSVLLNETIENLNIRPDGIYVDGTLGGGGHSYQILKRLGENGRLIGIDQDADAIQAAGERLAEFGNKATLIRSNYANMKEELHAIGVNGVDGIVLDLGVSSFQLDTPERGFTYREPDAPLDMRMDDRQSQTAKDIVNGYSEMDLYRIIRDYGEDKFAKNIAKHIVKERQKKTIETAGELTDIIRAAIPMKVQVTGGHPAKRTFQAIRIELNHELEVLSDHLDEMIDLLNPGGRICIITFHSLEDRIVKSNFKRNENPCTCPSDFPVCVCGKVSKGKVITRKPILPSEKELEENSRSKSAKLRVFERR; encoded by the coding sequence GTGGAATTTCATCATTATTCTGTATTATTGAATGAAACAATTGAAAATTTAAATATCAGACCGGATGGAATCTATGTGGACGGAACCTTAGGCGGTGGCGGACATTCTTACCAGATATTAAAGCGTCTGGGAGAGAATGGAAGACTGATCGGAATCGATCAGGATGCAGATGCGATTCAGGCGGCAGGCGAACGCCTTGCAGAGTTTGGAAACAAAGCTACACTGATCCGCAGCAATTATGCCAATATGAAAGAAGAACTGCATGCGATCGGAGTGAACGGGGTAGATGGCATAGTGCTTGATCTTGGTGTTTCTTCTTTTCAGTTGGATACACCGGAACGTGGATTCACCTACCGTGAACCGGATGCACCGCTTGATATGCGTATGGATGACAGACAGAGCCAGACAGCGAAAGATATCGTCAATGGCTACAGTGAAATGGACTTATACCGTATTATCCGTGATTACGGGGAAGATAAATTTGCAAAAAATATTGCAAAACATATCGTAAAAGAACGACAGAAGAAAACGATCGAGACAGCGGGAGAATTGACAGATATTATACGCGCAGCCATTCCAATGAAAGTACAGGTGACCGGGGGCCATCCGGCAAAGCGTACATTTCAGGCGATCCGCATCGAGTTAAACCATGAGCTTGAAGTGCTCAGTGATCACTTAGACGAGATGATCGATCTGTTGAATCCGGGTGGAAGAATCTGTATTATCACATTCCATTCATTAGAAGACCGGATCGTAAAATCTAATTTCAAGAGAAATGAGAATCCATGTACCTGCCCGAGTGATTTCCCGGTGTGTGTTTGTGGAAAAGTGTCAAAAGGAAAAGTGATTACAAGAAAACCGATCCTTCCATCGGAGAAGGAACTGGAAGAAAATTCGAGATCAAAGAGTGCGAAACTTCGGGTGTTTGAGAGAAGATAA
- the mraZ gene encoding division/cell wall cluster transcriptional repressor MraZ has protein sequence MFMGEYNHTVDPKGRLIIPAKFREQLGDEFVVTKGLDGCLFVYTKEEWHNIEEKFRGISMTSKDARKFSRFFFAGAAALELDKQGRILLPPVLREYADLQKDVVLVGVLSRVEIWDKGRWLENTYDEDEMDGIAEHMAELGFSI, from the coding sequence ATGTTCATGGGAGAATACAATCACACAGTGGATCCAAAAGGCAGACTGATTATCCCTGCAAAGTTCAGAGAACAGCTTGGCGATGAATTTGTAGTGACAAAGGGATTGGATGGATGCCTGTTTGTGTATACGAAAGAAGAATGGCACAACATCGAGGAAAAGTTCCGGGGGATTTCCATGACCTCTAAGGACGCCAGAAAGTTTTCACGTTTTTTCTTCGCAGGAGCAGCGGCATTAGAACTGGACAAGCAGGGAAGAATTTTACTTCCTCCGGTTTTAAGAGAGTATGCTGATTTACAAAAAGATGTCGTCTTAGTCGGCGTGTTGAGCCGTGTGGAGATTTGGGATAAAGGCAGATGGTTAGAAAATACCTATGACGAGGATGAGATGGATGGCATCGCAGAACATATGGCAGAGTTGGGATTTAGCATTTAG
- a CDS encoding zinc dependent phospholipase C family protein, whose translation MRKKSHISLARYIVNSLDDKELKKHRFSFYIGSVLPDIKPSFIYKRHEINGTFPYVKKHIARLSEGQKVMNKKNRKYYRDLGQVSHYLADYFTFPHNKIYPGGFKDHCSYEERLKRDLRSYIKSGEAERQHISGGHFVDAKALCDYIQKAHDDYIERKHDVADDITHIVEVNRRAIEGMIEVLARKSENHRLKHS comes from the coding sequence ATGAGAAAAAAATCTCATATTTCGCTTGCAAGATATATCGTAAACAGTCTGGATGACAAAGAGTTAAAAAAACACAGGTTTTCATTTTATATCGGAAGCGTTCTTCCGGATATCAAGCCTTCTTTTATTTACAAAAGACATGAGATCAATGGAACCTTTCCTTATGTAAAAAAACATATTGCCCGGCTGTCGGAAGGGCAGAAGGTCATGAATAAAAAGAACAGAAAATACTATAGAGATTTAGGACAGGTCAGTCATTATCTGGCAGATTATTTTACATTTCCACACAACAAAATATATCCGGGAGGATTTAAGGATCACTGCTCCTATGAGGAAAGACTGAAACGCGATTTGAGATCCTATATCAAAAGCGGAGAGGCTGAGAGGCAGCATATTTCCGGCGGACATTTTGTGGATGCGAAAGCACTCTGCGATTATATCCAGAAAGCGCATGATGATTATATTGAACGAAAACATGATGTCGCAGATGATATCACGCATATTGTTGAGGTAAATCGCAGGGCAATTGAGGGAATGATAGAAGTTCTTGCGAGAAAGAGCGAAAATCACCGTCTGAAACACTCATAA